A portion of the Pomacea canaliculata isolate SZHN2017 linkage group LG13, ASM307304v1, whole genome shotgun sequence genome contains these proteins:
- the LOC112554294 gene encoding zwei Ig domain protein zig-8-like, whose translation MLEHDPGSQHWNLLIKRVRLQDAGVYECQVSSKLRHLRHHVLLEVHDTREPISTPTPRPSIQISGSAAVDKDDRIYLICNATGLEYPPEDLDWFFEGIKLATNADEKTFIQKFVSLTDKTIVSILEIRDAQLDHSGIYTCRTSNLLVKSTQVTVLSADTYNVKRGTDKGSKGTPSARLRLSSYASHRLHCLTVVSLLLIVRLSLMLTLSTWSLYG comes from the exons ATGCTGGAGCACGACCCCGGTTCCCAGCACTGGAACCTCCTCATCAAGCGCGTGCGTCTGCAGGATGCCGGCGTGTACGAGTGTCAGGTCAGCTCCAAGCTCAGACATCTTCGACACCACGTGCTGCTGGAGGTCCATG ATACACGGGAACCGATATCCACGCCAACTCCAAGACCCT CTATTCAAATCTCTGGGTCCGCTGCTGTGGACAAAGATGACCGCATCTACCTCATTTGTAACGCCACCGGCCTGGAGTATCCTCCGGAGGATTTGGACTGGTTCTTTGAAGGAATCAAACTGGCGACCAATGCAGATGAAAAG aCATTTATCCAGAAGTTTGTGTCGTTGACTGACAAAACGATTGTAAGCATCCTGGAGATACGGGACGCCCAGCTCGACCACAGCGGAATCTACACGTGTAGAACCTCCAACCTGTTGGTCAAGAGCACACAGGTCACTGTCCTCAGTG CCGATACCTACAATGTCAAGAGAG GAACCGACAAAGGAAGCAAGGGGACTCCATCTGCTCGTCTTCGTCTTTCAAGTTATGCCAGCCACAGACTACACTGCCTCACAGTTGTGTCCCTTTTGCTCATTGTCCGTCTCTCATTGATGTTGACATTGTCCACCTGGAGCCTGTATGGCTGA